From the genome of Jannaschia sp. S6380:
TCGTCCTGCTGGATGCGGTCCACGGGCGGGAATGGCCTGAAACCATCGTCGCCGGGATCGCGGATGCCCGCCCTGACCGCGCGCCATGCCCGATGCGTTATCCCGGCCGCCACGACGCATAGAGCGGATGCGCCGGCGTGATCGGCAGTGCGTGCGGAATGCCGTCGCGATGCGAGGCATAGGCCGCCGTCACCAGCTCCATCGAGGCGCGCGCATCGGCGATGGTCACCGGCGGCGGGCGGCCCCCGGCCAGCGCCTCGGCCAGAAGTTCGAACTGACGTGTATAGCCGTCTTCCTTCGCCTCGTACGTCGCCAGCGCGGCATCCACGCGTTCCTGATGCGCCGCATCGCCGCAGACGAAGGTCCAGGGATCGCGCTGCGCATGATAGGGCGCGCGGATGCTCTCGGCGGTCAGGTCGCGAAAGGCAAAGCGCAGGCGGCTGACCTCCTCGCGCGAGCCCAGTGTCATCGACAGCGCCGCCAGCGAGCCGTTCGCCATCCGGATCGACAACGCGGCGGTATCTTCCACCTCGATCTCATTCACCAGCGTCGCGACGTGTGCGAACACCTGATCGCACGGCCCGTGGATATAGGTCAGCATGTCATGTGCATGGATCGCGTGGCCCAGCAGCCCGCCCCCCAGCTCGCCCGCCCAATGGCCACGCCAGTCGACGGCATAGTAATCGGCGTCGCGCCACCAATGGGTCTCGATCGTGGTCAGGAAAGGCTGGCCCGTCAGACCCGCTCGGACCAGCATCCGCAGCTTCTGCAACCCGCTGCCGTAGCGGTACTGGAAGATCGGCATCAGGCGCCGTCCGCTCTCGCGCTCGATCTCGGACATCCGGTCGCATTCGGCCACCGATCCGAACAGCGGCTTTTCGCAGATGACGTGCTTGCCTGCGCGCAGTGCCTTCTCGCACATCGCGAAATGGCGATCGGGGGGCGTGCAGATGTCGATGACATCGATATCCGCACGCGTCAGAAGGGCGTCGAAATCCTCCACATGCTCGGGGATCCCGTATTCCTGCATCAGGCCGCCCGCCCGGGGGTCGTCGCGCGTGCACAGGACCCGCACGTCGAAGAACCGCTCGGTCCAGCGGAACGCGGCCAGGTGCAGCGCGGCGATGCCCGCGCCGACGACCGCGACGTTCAACCTGTCGGTCATGGAATCCCTCCGGTGATGACCTGCGCGCGGGCCTGCGCCTCCAGCGCGATGCGGCAGACGTCGAAGACGTGCCGCTGGGTCATCGCCGTTTCGGTCCGATCGCGCACATCGGCCAGAAAGGCGTCGAAATACTCCAGCGGGGTGTCCGCGCAATCCACGCGGTCAACACCTTCGGCATCGACGAGGAAGAGGTGATCGCCCCCTGCCCGCCCGCCGATATCGACGTATTTGCGCATCTCGATATACCCCTCCGTCCCAAGAATCGTCAGCCGCCCGTCGCCCCAGACCGACAGACCCGCAGGTGTGTACCAGTCGACGCGGACGTATCCCGTCGCGCGATCCGACCGCAGCACGAAATCCCCGAAATCCTGGAACCCCGGATGGTCCGGCGTGGCAAAGTTGCCGACCTGGGCCGTCACGACTTCGGCATCGTCCGAACCGGTGTAGTGCAGGAACTGGTCCACCTGGTGGCTGGCGATGTCGTTGATGATGCCGCCGATGGCGTCCATGTCCCAGAACCAGTCGGGCCGGGCGTTCATCGTGGCCTTGCGGTGGGGGCCCAGTCCGACGGTCTGGACCACCCGGCCGATCCGTCCCTCGGCCACCAGATGCCCGGCCTTCACCGCCGCGCGCACGCAGTGCCGCTCCGAAAAGCAGACCGAGAAGATGCGCCCCGTCTCGGCGACTGCCGCGCGCGCCTGGTCCAGATGGACGAAGGTGGTGACGGCGGGCTTGTCCAGCATCACGTCCTTGCCCGCCCGCATGGCCCGGACCGCTAGCGCCGTCCGATCGCGCGGTACGGCGCAGATGCTGACCACCTCGATCCCCGGATCGGCCAGCAGGGTCTCCGCATCGATCTGCGGCACGTCGGGATAGGCCTGCGCCAGCGCCGCGATCAGGTCGGGCGCCGTGCTGACCGGGTCGTAGCCCGCGAAGGTGGCCCCCGCCGCGACCAGGCCCGCGATATGGTTGAAGACGTGGCCGTGGTCGATGCCGATGGCGGCGAAACGGGTCATGTGATGTCCTGCCTTCGAAATGCGATCACCGGCGCCATGCGGGCCACCGTCATCTGGAACCTTAGCCAGCGAAGCCGCATGGACGCAAAGCATGCGTCGCGGCCCGGGCCGCACGATTGCCGCGTCCGGGCCGCACGGCTAATATGCTAGCATGTCGCGCGCGCCTCCCGCCTTCGATCCGACCGCGCTGCGGCGGTTGGACCACTATGACGGAACGCTTGCGCGTCGGACCTACCTTGCCCTGCGCGAGGCGATCGTGGCTTTGCGCATCGCACCGGGCAGCGCCCTTCGGAAGGAGGAAATCTGTCGACAGCTGGGCGTGTCCCGCTCGCCCGTCAGCGAGGCCGTCACCCGCCTCGCGGCCGAGGGCCTGATCGACATCGTTCCCCAGGCCGGCAGTTTCGTCGCCCGCCTGTCCATGCGCGAGATCCGCGAGGGCGCCTTCCTGCGCGAGGCGATCGAGGTCGCAGCGATCGAACACCTCGTCCCGATCATCAAAGAGGACCAATTGCGCACGCTGCGCCGCAACCTGTCGATGCAGGCGGTGATCCTCGACGATGGCGATATCGCGGGGTTCTACGAACTCGACGGCCGGATGCACGCGCTCCTGCTGGATTTCACCGGCTTCCGGCGCATCGCCCGCATCGCCGAGAGCGCTTGGGTCCATGTCGACCGCGCGCGTCAACTGATCCTGCCGATGGGCGACCGCGTCCGTCGCACGCTGGACGAACACCGCGCCATCCTGACCGCGCTCGAAGCCCGCGATGCCCCCGCGGCGCGCGAGGCGATGCGCAGCCATCTTCGGCAATTGATGACCGTCCTGGCCCCGCTGGAGATGGAACGCCCCGATCTATTCCACCCGGAGGACTACGGATGACCCTTGCAAATCGCCCGCGATACGCGGCGCGGCTCAACGCATTCAAGCCGCTGGCCGAGGCGCGGGGCGGCGGCATCGCGGGCATGATCGCCGCGGCGGGCGAGGTCAGCGGGCTGGACGCGGCCGACCTGAACTATCCCGACCATTTCCGCGATCACGATCCCGCCCGGATGTCAGACATGCTGGGCAGGGCGGGCCTGTCGCTGAACGGGCTCGCCATGCGTTATTATACCGAGCCGGCCATGATGATCGGCGCCTTCACCAACCCCGATATCGACATCCGCCGGAAGGCCATCGACCTGACGCGCCGGGGCATGGATGCCTGCCGCGCGATGGGCGGCACGGTCATGACGCTGTGGATGGGGCAGGATGGCTTCGACTACGCGTTGCAGGCCGACTATGCCCGGATGTGGGACGACACGATTGGGGCGCTGCGCGAGGTGGCCGACCACGACCCCGGACTGGACATCGCCGTCGAATACAAACCGAACGAGCCGCGCGCCTATGCCTTGATGCCGGATGTCGGCACCACGCTGCTGGGCGTGCGCGAGGCGGACCGCCCGAACCTCGGCGTGACGCTGGACTTCGCCCATGTCCTCTATGCCGACGAGATGCCGGCCCACGCCGCGCATCTGATCGCGCGGCATTCCCGGCTTCTGGGGGTTCACCTGAACGACGGCTACGGCAAGCGCGACGATGGGTTGATGGTGGGCACCGTCCACCCGGTCGCAACGGTGGAGCTGTTCGCGGAGCTGGACCGGATCGGCTATGACGGCGCGATCTATTTCGACACCTTCCCCGATCATGGCGGCCTCGACCCGTTGGAGGAAGCGCGCACGAACCTCGCCCTGGTCGAACGCCTGCGCACGCTCGCCGGCGAGTTGGGCAGGGACCCCGTCCTTCACGCCGCGATCGACCGGCAGGACGCAGCGACGTCGCAGCGGATCGTGGCGCGCGCCCTCTACGGCCTGTGACGGTTCTCGTCTTCGGATCGCTGCATTGGGATGCGATCGTCGCCGCCCCGCGCCTGCCCGCGCCGGACGAGACGCTGATGGGCACGGATGCCACCTACCGCTTCGGCGGCAAGGGCGGCAATCAGGCGCTCGCCGCCGCGGCGGCCGGCGCACGGGTCGCTTTCGCGGGCGCCGTCGGCACCGACGAGGCTGCACCGCGCCTTCTTGCGCGACTGGACGGGGCCGGCATCGATCGCAGTCGGGTGGCCACCGTCAACGGTCCGTCAGGCATGTCGGTCGCCATCGACACCGGCGCGGATTACGGCGCGGTGGTGGTGTCCGGCGCCAACCTGCACGCGACGCCCGGCGACCAGCCCACAGACCTGCGCGTCGCGCTGATCCAGAACGAGGTGCCGGCAGCCGCGAACCTCGCACTCGCCCGCGCCTTGCCTGCGCATGCGACGCTGATCCTCAACGCGGCCCCCTTCCGCCCGCTCGACCCGGCCCTACTGGCCCGGGTCGACATCCTGGTCGTCAACCGCGTCGAGGCCGCGCAGATGGGCGCCGACGCGTTCGGCGACCATGTCACCGTTGTGACCCGCGGCGGCGACGGCGCGGACCTGCATCGCGACGGCACCACGACATACCATCCCGCCGAAAAGGTCGAAGTATTCTCGACCCACGGCGCCGGCGACGTCTTTTGCGGAGTGCTGGCCGCCGGTCTCGCCATCGAACAATCGTTGCCCGACGCCATCGCGCGGGCCCAGACCGCGGCCGCGGTTCACGTCTCGAACCGGCGACGGTGACCCTTGCCTCATCTTGCCGGAAATACCTCGGGGTCCGGGGCAGCGCCCCGGTCGTCAGATCCGGTAGAACACCGCCGCCGTTCCACCGAATATCCGGTCGCGGTCCACCTCGGACAGATGCGCCGTCAAGTCCTCCGTCGCGCGCATCCAATCCCCGTATTCCGCCCGCAGACGGCAGACCGGCCAATCCGAACCCCACATCATCCGTTCCGGCCCGAAATGCGCGATCAGGTGGTCGACATAAGGCTGCAGGGCATCCGGCGACCAGTCGGGCGCGGCCTCCGTCACAAGCCCCGAAAGCTTGACGCAGGCGTCGGTATCGCGGGCCAGGCGCGCCATTCCTTCGGCCCATTCATCAAGAGCCTGCGCCGCAACGTCGGGCTTCATGCAATGGTCGATGACGGCGCGCATCCGGTGCCGCGTCAGGATCGTGTGAAAGTTGTCGAGGTGGCGCGGGAAGCCGAGCGCGTCGAAAGCCAGGTCCAGGTCGGCGACGGCCTCGAACCCCCATTGAACGTCGTCGCGCAGCATCCAGTCGGTGTCGACGATGTCCTGGATCATCGGGCGCACCCCACGAAACTTCGGATGACCGGCGAGACGCTTCAGCGTCGCGCGGTCGGACGGATCCTCGAAATCGATCCAACCGACCACTCCGGCGATCCAGGGCGTGGCATCGGCGAGGCCCAGCATGTATTCCGTCTCGGCCACGCTGGGGGCGGCCTGTACGATCACCGTTTTTTCAATTCCGTGCTCGCGCAGTGTGTCCGCCAGATCGCCGGGCCCATAGGCGCGGTTCAGGATCGGCTCGTCCTTCGGCATCCAGCCATAATCGCCCCGCCCCGGGTGCCAGAGGTGATGATGTGCATCGACCTTCACACCGGCGCGTCCTGCCGCAGAAGCCCTTCGGCCTTCAGATCGGACCACAACGCCGCCGGGATGTCCGCATCCGCTGCGGCGATGTTGCCTTCCATCTCGGACACGCCCTGCCCGCCCGGGATCACGCTGACGGTGCAGGGATGGAGCAGCGGGAAACGGAACGCCGCGTCGACGAGCTTCACGCCATGGCTGTCGCAGACCCGCTCGATCCGGGCGACGCGGTCCAGCACGTCCTGATCCGCCACCTCGTAATTATAGTAGGCACCCGCCTTCGGACCGGTCGCGAGGATGCCCGAGTTGTAGGGCCCGCCCGTCACGATGCCGATGCCCCGCGCCTCGCAAAGCGGAAGGAACGAGGTCAGCGCCTCCTGTTCCAGGAGCGTGTAGCGGCCCGCCAAAAGGAACAGGTCGTAATCCCCGCGCTCCGCCAGTTGCTGGCAGACCTCCCATTCGTTGACCCCGGCGCCGAAGGCCTTGATGGCCCCCTCCCGCCGCATCCGCTCCAACGCGTGATAGCCGCCGGCCATCAACTGATCGACCTTGGCGTCCACATTCGCGCGCGATCCCTGGTTCGGCACGTCGATGTCATGGGCGAACAGGATGTCGATCCGGTCGACGCCCAGCCTCTCGAACGACGCCTCGAGCGAACGCATCACGCCCTCATAGCTGTAGTCGTAGACCTCGCGCCGATTGGGCACTTCGAACCATTTGCCGTGGCCGTCGCGGGTTTCTGCCGTCGCGCGCGCCAGGTAGCGCCCGACCTTCGTCGACAGGACGTATTCGTCGCGCGGCTTGTCGCGCAGGAATCGGTTCAGCCGCGTCTCCGACAGGCCCAGCCCGTAGAGCGGGGCCGTATCGTAGTAGCGCACCCCCGCCGCCCAGGCCCGATCGAGGATCGCGTCGGCCTCCGCATCGGTGATGGCCCGATAGAGGTTGCCGAGCGGCGCCGTGCCGAAGCCCAGCTCCGTGAAGGTCAGCCCGCCATTGCCAAGCCTGTCCCAATGTCGCGTCGCCAGCATCCTGCATCCCCCTGCCCTGATGGCGACATGCTAGAATGTCGCGCGTCCCGGCGCTAGCGTCGCAGTCGGGGGGATCAATCGCGATGACCTATCTGCTCGGGATCGATATCGGCACGTTCGAGGGCAAGGCCACGCTGACGCGCCCCGACGGGGAAATCGTGGCACGGGCCACCCGCCCGCACCAGATGGACGTGCCGCATCCCGGCTGGGCCGAACACGATGCCGAAGCCGTCTGGTGGGACGGTCTGACCGCGCTTTGCCGGGACGTGCTGTCTGGGGTCGATGCGGACAAGGTGGCGTGCCTTGCCGTCAGCGGGATCGGCCCTTGCGTCCTGCCGGTCGACGCGGCGGGCGATCCGCTGGCGCCGGCCATCCTCTACGGCGTCGACGCGCGCGCAACGGCCGAGATCGCGGAGATGACCGAACGGTTCGGTGCCGATGCGATGCTGGCCAACTCGGGCAACGTGCTGACGACGCAGTCGGTCGGGCCCAAGGTCCTGTGGCTGGTCCGCAACCGGTCGGAGGTCTGGGCCCGGACCGAGGCGATCGAGACCTGCACGACCTTCCTCGTTCGGCGACTGACCGGGGCGCGGGTGCTCGACCACCATTCCGCCGGCCAATGGACGCCCTTCTACGACGCACGGGCGAACGCCTGGTCGCCGGCGATGTGCGACGGCATCGTCGATCCCGCGATGCTGCCCCGTCTGGTCTGGACGACCGATATCGCCGGCACGGTCACGCCGGATGCCGCCGCGCGCACCGGCCTCGTCCCTGGCACGCCGGTCACCGCAGGCACGATCGACGCGGCGATCGAGGCGGTCAGCGTGGGCGTGCGCGATCCGGGCGACATGATGCTGATGTACGGGTCCAGCACCTTCATGATCCAGGTCACGCCCGACCGCCTGGTCGATGCGTCGCTCTGGTCGGCGCCGTGGCTGACACCCGGCAGCTGGTGCAGCATGGCCGGTCAGGGCACGGCGGGCACGCTGACCCGCTGGTTTCGCGACACCTTCGCCCGCGAAATGGGCGACGACGCCTTCGCGCGCCTGACGGCCGAGGCACGGGACGTGCCGCCGGGGGCGCGGGGCCTTCTGTGCCTGCCTTACCTTTCGGGCGAGCGCACGCCGATCCAGGACCCGAAGGCCAAAGGCGCGTTCTTCGGCCTCGACCTGCGGCACGACCGGGGCGCGATGTTCCGCGCGGTCTGCGAAGGCGTGGCCATGGGGACGGTCCATATCGTCGAGGCATTCCGCGCCGGCGGCGCCGACCCTGCCCGGGTGCTGGCCGTCGGCGGCGGCGTCCAGAACGACGTCTGGTTGCAGGCGACGTCGGATCTGGCGGGGGTGGCGCAGTCGGTCTGCCGGTCCAGCGTCGGCGCGTCGTTGGGCGATGCGTTCCTGGCCGGCTGCGCCGTGGGCCTTTGCGCGCCGGGGGACATCGCGAACTGGAATCCGGTGGACCGGGTGGTGGAGCCCGTGGCGCGCAACGTCTACGCCCGGCAATACCCCCTCTGGCGCGCCCTCTACGAGACGACGAAGGACATCGCGCACGACCTCTGACGGCTCATTTCACCGCGCCCGCCGCCATCCCCTTGATGATGTAGCGTTCCAGCAGGATCCCGATGACGATCAGCGGCAGGATGGCCGCGAAGCTGAGCGCCGCCATCGACCACCAGGAAATGCCCTGCGACCCGGTCTGCGACGCCACCATCACCGGAAGCGTGTTCGCGTGGGTCGAGGTCAGCAGCGCCGCGAAGAAATATTCGTTCCAGGTCAGAACCAGCGCCAGGATGAAGGCCGCCACCATCCCCGGCAGCGCGATCGGCAGGATGATCGTCAGGAACGCGCCCCAGATGCCCAGGCCGTCGACCATCGCCGCCTCCTCCAGCTCGGTCGGAATGGCGCCGAACTGGTCGCGCATGATCCAGATGACGATGGGCAGCACGGTGAGGGTATAGAGGAGGATCAGGCCGATCCGGCTGTCGAGCAGGGCAAGCGACTTGTAGAGGACGAGGAACGGCAGCGCGAGCACCACCGGCGGCAGGATCAACTGACTGAGGAAGAAGAACGAGATGTCGCCGTTCTTCATCGGCCCGAAGCGATAGTCGAACCGCGACAGGCCATAGGCCGCGCAGGCGCCCAGCATCGTCGCCAGGATCGAGGCCGAGACCGAGATGATGGTGGAGTTCCAGAACCGCTTGAGGAACTCGTCGCGCACGGTGCTGACCTGGCCGATCGTGTCCGGCGACAGGCCGAGCGCGCGCCAGCCCAGGCGCTTCGGCTCGAAATCGACGTAAGGAATCATGTTGCCCTGCATCACGTCGGGCGCCGCCTTGAAGCTGGTGGTGACGGTCCAGTAGATCGGAAACAGGCAGACGACGGCCCAGGCGATCAGCAGGGCGTAGATGCCCAGCTTGCCCAGCACGAAGCCGGGGCGGAAGGCGCGGTCTACGGGATGGTCGTGGAATATCTGCGTCTCGGTCGTCACGGCATCCTCAGGTCTGGGGTCGGGTCCAGCGTTCGGTGACCTTCATCAACACGGTCATCGCGATGACGATCAGGATAAGGTAGATGAAGGCCAGCATCGTGCCATAGCCCACGTTCGAGCGGTCGCGGTATTCGCGGAATATGAAGCTGGTCACCGTGTCGGTCGCGCCGCCCGGCCCGCCCGAGGTGATGTTGATGATGATGTCCGCGAGTTTCAGCTTGAAGATGATGCGGATCAGGATCGCGGTGATCGACACCGGCAGCATCAGCGGAAACGTCACTTCCCAGAAGCGCCGCCAGCCGCTCGCGCCGTCGACCTTGGCCGCCTCGATCAATTCGCGCGGCACGGCCTGGAGGCCGGCCAGCAGCATGATCATCATGAAGGGGATGAAGGTCCAGGCGTCCATGACCATGATCATCAGGCGCGCGATCTCGGGCGATCCGAAGAAGCTGGGCGTGTCCCAGCCCAGTTCGCGCGCGAGCCGGGCCATCGGGCCGAAGCGCGGCTCGAACATCGATTTGCCAACCATCCAGGACACGGCGACGGGGCTCAGCATCAGGGGCAGCAGGAACGCCACGCGAAAGAACTTCCGCGCCCGGATCTCGGCGTTGAGCAGCAAGGCCAACCCGAAGGCGATCACGTATTCCACCAGGATGGCAGCGGTATAGAGGACCATGTTCCAGAGCGCGTTCAAATAGAACGGGTCCCGCCATGCCTGCCGAAAGTTGTCGAGCCCGTTGAACTGCCGCCCGTCGGGCGAGGCCAGGTTCCAGTCGCTGAGCGCGATCCCTACGCCGAAGATCAGCGGGAACACCACCATCGCGCCCACGAACAGCGCCGCCGGCAGGACGAACAGCGCGCGCTTGCCCTGCTCGCCGCGTCGCACCACCTGCGCCCAGCAAAGCAGCGTGGCGAAGACCATGAAGGCATAGAGCGTCGGGCGCCATGTCGTCAGGCCCAGGTCCAACCGGCCGGTCTGGTCGAGATATTGCGCCCCCGCCACGACGACCAGCAGCGCCAGCCCGCCCCAGACCATCGCCCGACCCGCCCGCATCCGCGCGGGCGTGATATTGTCATCGGTGACGATGTGAAGGCTCATGCGCGGCGGTCCGGTCCTGTATCGCGCCGCCCCACGGGGGACGGCGCGGCGTCTCTGGCGCGGGTCACATGCCCAGCGACGCCTTATAGAGCGCGATTTGACTGTCGCGGCCGATCTGATCGGTGATCTCCTCCCATGCGGCGGCGATGGCGTCGGCCGTCTCCTGCGCGCTGCCGTATTGTCCGGCATAGCCCTTGGCCAACTCGTCCTCGGCCACGGAATAATACTGGAAGATGCCGGGGATCCGCGGCTCGATGGCGCCGTTGGGGTGATTGTAGCTGTCGAGGTTCGCGCCCAGGAAGTCCTCGATATATGCGCGGTCGTAGCCCGCCGCCTCCCATTCCTCGTACTGGAAATGCGAGTTGCGGTAGGGCTGGAAGCCCGACGGATAGGCCGAAGCCCAGAGCGACAGGTCCTTGCCGCCCAGATGCGCCGCCGCCGACCAGGCCGCCTTGTTCTTCTTCGCGTCCTCCTCGGTCTTGGCCATCACGTAGACGCCCCAGCCGATATAGGCGAGGTTCGGGCTCTCGTTGCGCCCCTCTTCCCACTCGCCCGATTGCGCGTTGTAGACACGCTCCGCCGCCGGGTTGGTCGAGAAGGCCGCGACGTCGCCCACGACCGACGTGTCCGACGTCCGCGCCGCCGCGCCCACGTCGCCCCACCAGGTCAGCGCGCCGCCGGTGCCGGCGAGGAATTGCTGAAACGCGGTCGTGCCGGGATCGGCGTTGATCTGGTCGGCCGGATAGGCGCCTTCGGTCGCGATCAGGTCCATGACGTCCTGGATCGCCTGCACGAAGGCCGGGTTGTTGACGCGCGGCTTCATCGTGTCGGGGTCGAACAGCCAGGCCGGGTCGTCGGGATGCTTGGCATAGGGCGTCGCGCGGTCCTCCAGGAAGTAGAACCCGAACCCGCCCCAACCCTTTAACGGGTCGAGGAAACCATGCGCGGGCAGCCCGGTCAGCGGATCGGTCTTGCCAGCCAGGAACTTGGAATGGGCGTTCACCTGCTCCCACGTCTCGGGCGGGGCCCAGGGACCTTCGTTCCCGGCTTCGGCCCAGGCTGCGGCCAACTCCTCGCTGTCGTAGTAGTCCTTGCGGTAGGCGAAGGTGTGGCAGTCGCCGTCGATCGACACGCGATAGGTCTTGCCGTCCCAGGTGCCGACGGGGGCCTTCAGGTAATCGACGTAATCGTCCATGTCGATGATGTCGGCGACCCACCCGGGCATCTCGGACGCCATGCCGCGACCCAGCACGTCGCCCTCGAACGGTGCGCCCATCTCGATGATGTCGAAATCGACGGTGCCGGTGGCGATGCTCTGCTGCAGGCGGGCGTTGTAGTCGGCCTGCGCCAGATCGATCCAGTTGATCCTGGCGCCGGTGTAATCCTCCCACGACTTCAGGAAGCCGCGGAACAGGAAGTTGTGCGTGTTCTGGTTGTTCAGCCCCATGAAGGTCAGCTCGACCCCCTCGAACTCGCCTTCCTCCACCGTCTCGCGGGTGGAGCCGAGGCACATCTCGCCCACGCGCTGCCAGTCGGCGTCGGTCGGACTGCCGGACCCCACGCCGGGGATCTGCAGGATCTCGGCGCGCAGGTTGCCATGCGCGTCGGCCATGGCGGCGCGCGGCGCAAGCCCGCCCGCGGCGGCCAGGCCCGCGGTCGCCGCGGCCCCCCGCAGAACGGTCCGGCGGCTGATCTTGCCGGTGCGCAGCATGTGGTCGAAGATGTCATGTCTCATGGGTCTCGCGTCCTCCCTGACGATGCCCCGGGCGGGGCGTGACCGGCGCCGGACCCTCCTCCCCGAAGACCTGACGCAAGGGAACAGTCGCCGCCGCCCCGCCACCTGTCAAGGGACTGGCATGTTAGCATGTCGGGGCGTGACAGCCGGGGACGGGGCCGCTAGCGTCGGGCGCAGGACGGGGGAGCACATGGCCGAAGTCACGATCCGCAACCTGCGCAAGAGCTATGGCGCGGTGGAGGTCATCCACGGTCTCGACATCGACATCGCGGACGGGGAATTCGTCGTCCTGGTCGGCCCGTCGGGCTGCGGCAAGTCCACCCTGCTGCGGATGATCGCGGGGCTGGAGGGCGTGACCGGCGGCACCATCGCGATCGGCGACAAGGTGGTGAACAACCTCGCCCCCGCACGGCGCGACATCGCGATGGTGTTCCAGAACTACGCGCTCTACCCCCACAAGACCGTCGGCGCGAACATGGCCTTCGCGCTGCGCATGTCGAAGATGCCCAAGGCCGAGATCGAGGACCGCGTGGCCCGCGCGGCCGAGGTGCTGGGCCTGACGCCCTATCTCGACCGCTATCCCCGCGCCCTTTCGGGCGGCCAGCGGCAGCGCGTGGCCATGGGCCGCGCCATCGTGCGCGACCCGCAGGTGTTCCTGTTCGACGAGCCCTTGTCGAACCTCGACGCCAAGCTGCGCGTGCAGATGCGG
Proteins encoded in this window:
- a CDS encoding FGGY-family carbohydrate kinase, encoding MTYLLGIDIGTFEGKATLTRPDGEIVARATRPHQMDVPHPGWAEHDAEAVWWDGLTALCRDVLSGVDADKVACLAVSGIGPCVLPVDAAGDPLAPAILYGVDARATAEIAEMTERFGADAMLANSGNVLTTQSVGPKVLWLVRNRSEVWARTEAIETCTTFLVRRLTGARVLDHHSAGQWTPFYDARANAWSPAMCDGIVDPAMLPRLVWTTDIAGTVTPDAAARTGLVPGTPVTAGTIDAAIEAVSVGVRDPGDMMLMYGSSTFMIQVTPDRLVDASLWSAPWLTPGSWCSMAGQGTAGTLTRWFRDTFAREMGDDAFARLTAEARDVPPGARGLLCLPYLSGERTPIQDPKAKGAFFGLDLRHDRGAMFRAVCEGVAMGTVHIVEAFRAGGADPARVLAVGGGVQNDVWLQATSDLAGVAQSVCRSSVGASLGDAFLAGCAVGLCAPGDIANWNPVDRVVEPVARNVYARQYPLWRALYETTKDIAHDL
- a CDS encoding amidohydrolase family protein; its protein translation is MKVDAHHHLWHPGRGDYGWMPKDEPILNRAYGPGDLADTLREHGIEKTVIVQAAPSVAETEYMLGLADATPWIAGVVGWIDFEDPSDRATLKRLAGHPKFRGVRPMIQDIVDTDWMLRDDVQWGFEAVADLDLAFDALGFPRHLDNFHTILTRHRMRAVIDHCMKPDVAAQALDEWAEGMARLARDTDACVKLSGLVTEAAPDWSPDALQPYVDHLIAHFGPERMMWGSDWPVCRLRAEYGDWMRATEDLTAHLSEVDRDRIFGGTAAVFYRI
- a CDS encoding Gfo/Idh/MocA family oxidoreductase, whose amino-acid sequence is MTDRLNVAVVGAGIAALHLAAFRWTERFFDVRVLCTRDDPRAGGLMQEYGIPEHVEDFDALLTRADIDVIDICTPPDRHFAMCEKALRAGKHVICEKPLFGSVAECDRMSEIERESGRRLMPIFQYRYGSGLQKLRMLVRAGLTGQPFLTTIETHWWRDADYYAVDWRGHWAGELGGGLLGHAIHAHDMLTYIHGPCDQVFAHVATLVNEIEVEDTAALSIRMANGSLAALSMTLGSREEVSRLRFAFRDLTAESIRAPYHAQRDPWTFVCGDAAHQERVDAALATYEAKEDGYTRQFELLAEALAGGRPPPVTIADARASMELVTAAYASHRDGIPHALPITPAHPLYASWRPG
- a CDS encoding GntR family transcriptional regulator, which gives rise to MSRAPPAFDPTALRRLDHYDGTLARRTYLALREAIVALRIAPGSALRKEEICRQLGVSRSPVSEAVTRLAAEGLIDIVPQAGSFVARLSMREIREGAFLREAIEVAAIEHLVPIIKEDQLRTLRRNLSMQAVILDDGDIAGFYELDGRMHALLLDFTGFRRIARIAESAWVHVDRARQLILPMGDRVRRTLDEHRAILTALEARDAPAAREAMRSHLRQLMTVLAPLEMERPDLFHPEDYG
- a CDS encoding Gfo/Idh/MocA family oxidoreductase, producing the protein MTRFAAIGIDHGHVFNHIAGLVAAGATFAGYDPVSTAPDLIAALAQAYPDVPQIDAETLLADPGIEVVSICAVPRDRTALAVRAMRAGKDVMLDKPAVTTFVHLDQARAAVAETGRIFSVCFSERHCVRAAVKAGHLVAEGRIGRVVQTVGLGPHRKATMNARPDWFWDMDAIGGIINDIASHQVDQFLHYTGSDDAEVVTAQVGNFATPDHPGFQDFGDFVLRSDRATGYVRVDWYTPAGLSVWGDGRLTILGTEGYIEMRKYVDIGGRAGGDHLFLVDAEGVDRVDCADTPLEYFDAFLADVRDRTETAMTQRHVFDVCRIALEAQARAQVITGGIP
- a CDS encoding PfkB family carbohydrate kinase, translating into MTVLVFGSLHWDAIVAAPRLPAPDETLMGTDATYRFGGKGGNQALAAAAAGARVAFAGAVGTDEAAPRLLARLDGAGIDRSRVATVNGPSGMSVAIDTGADYGAVVVSGANLHATPGDQPTDLRVALIQNEVPAAANLALARALPAHATLILNAAPFRPLDPALLARVDILVVNRVEAAQMGADAFGDHVTVVTRGGDGADLHRDGTTTYHPAEKVEVFSTHGAGDVFCGVLAAGLAIEQSLPDAIARAQTAAAVHVSNRRR
- a CDS encoding aldo/keto reductase is translated as MLATRHWDRLGNGGLTFTELGFGTAPLGNLYRAITDAEADAILDRAWAAGVRYYDTAPLYGLGLSETRLNRFLRDKPRDEYVLSTKVGRYLARATAETRDGHGKWFEVPNRREVYDYSYEGVMRSLEASFERLGVDRIDILFAHDIDVPNQGSRANVDAKVDQLMAGGYHALERMRREGAIKAFGAGVNEWEVCQQLAERGDYDLFLLAGRYTLLEQEALTSFLPLCEARGIGIVTGGPYNSGILATGPKAGAYYNYEVADQDVLDRVARIERVCDSHGVKLVDAAFRFPLLHPCTVSVIPGGQGVSEMEGNIAAADADIPAALWSDLKAEGLLRQDAPV
- a CDS encoding sugar phosphate isomerase/epimerase family protein, which produces MTLANRPRYAARLNAFKPLAEARGGGIAGMIAAAGEVSGLDAADLNYPDHFRDHDPARMSDMLGRAGLSLNGLAMRYYTEPAMMIGAFTNPDIDIRRKAIDLTRRGMDACRAMGGTVMTLWMGQDGFDYALQADYARMWDDTIGALREVADHDPGLDIAVEYKPNEPRAYALMPDVGTTLLGVREADRPNLGVTLDFAHVLYADEMPAHAAHLIARHSRLLGVHLNDGYGKRDDGLMVGTVHPVATVELFAELDRIGYDGAIYFDTFPDHGGLDPLEEARTNLALVERLRTLAGELGRDPVLHAAIDRQDAATSQRIVARALYGL